From Streptomyces sp. NBC_00683, one genomic window encodes:
- the mutM gene encoding bifunctional DNA-formamidopyrimidine glycosylase/DNA-(apurinic or apyrimidinic site) lyase yields MPELPEVEVVRRGLERWVTGRTVDEVEVLHPRAVRRHLAGGPDFAARLTGRRFGTAMRRGKYLWVPLEEVSSSLLGHLGMSGQLLVQPGEAPDEKHLRIRIRFDDDLGTELRFVDQRTFGGLSLHENTPDGLPDVIAHIARDPLDPAFDDAAFHTALRLRRTTVKRALLDQSLISGVGNIYADEALWRSRLHYERPTATLTRPKSAELLGHVRAVMHEALDQGGTSFDSLYVNVNGESGYFDRSLDAYGREDEPCHRCGTPMRRRPWMNRSSYFCPRCQRPPRTG; encoded by the coding sequence GTGCCCGAACTGCCCGAGGTCGAAGTCGTACGGCGCGGTCTGGAGCGCTGGGTCACCGGGCGGACCGTCGACGAGGTCGAGGTCCTGCACCCGCGTGCGGTCCGCAGGCACCTCGCGGGCGGGCCGGACTTCGCCGCCCGGCTGACGGGCCGGCGCTTCGGCACGGCGATGCGCCGCGGCAAGTACCTCTGGGTGCCCCTGGAGGAGGTGTCCTCCTCGCTGCTCGGCCACCTCGGCATGAGCGGTCAGCTGCTGGTGCAGCCCGGGGAGGCCCCCGACGAGAAGCATCTGCGGATCAGGATCCGCTTCGACGACGATCTCGGCACCGAGCTGCGCTTCGTCGACCAGCGCACCTTCGGCGGCCTCTCGCTCCACGAGAACACCCCCGACGGACTGCCCGACGTCATCGCGCACATCGCGCGCGACCCCCTGGACCCGGCGTTCGACGACGCCGCGTTCCACACGGCGCTGCGTCTGCGCCGTACGACGGTCAAACGCGCCCTGCTCGACCAGTCCCTGATCAGCGGGGTCGGCAACATCTACGCGGACGAGGCGCTCTGGCGCAGCCGGCTGCACTACGAGCGGCCCACCGCGACCCTGACCCGGCCGAAGTCGGCGGAGCTGCTGGGCCATGTACGGGCGGTGATGCACGAGGCGCTCGACCAGGGCGGCACGAGCTTCGACAGCCTCTATGTCAACGTGAACGGCGAATCCGGCTACTTCGACCGGTCGCTCGACGCGTACGGACGCGAGGACGAGCCGTGCCACCGCTGCGGCACGCCGATGCGCCGTCGCCCCTGGATGAACCGCTCCAGCTATTTCTGCCCGCGCTGCCAGCGTCCGCCGCGCACGGGCTGA
- the rnc gene encoding ribonuclease III: MSELSSAKKQADNVNTASSHTLLEGRLGYHLESALLVRALTHRSYAYENGGLPTNERLEFLGDSVLGLVVTDTLYRTHPDLPEGQLAKLRAAVVNSRALAEVGRGLELGSFIRLGRGEEGTGGRDKASILADTLEAVIGAVYLDQGLGVASELVHRLFDPLIDRSSNLGAGLDWKTSLQELTASESLGVPEYLVTETGPDHEKTFTAAARVGGVSYGTGTGRSKKEAEQQAAESAWREISAAAEAREAAEKAAADAGVADTPADPSPNTDATPA; encoded by the coding sequence ATGTCTGAGTTGTCCAGCGCCAAGAAGCAGGCAGACAACGTCAACACAGCCTCGTCCCACACGCTTCTGGAAGGGCGGCTCGGGTACCACCTCGAGTCCGCCCTTCTGGTGCGTGCGCTGACCCACCGTTCGTACGCATACGAGAACGGCGGTCTGCCCACCAACGAGCGGCTCGAATTCCTCGGGGATTCGGTGCTCGGCCTGGTGGTCACGGACACGCTGTACCGCACCCACCCCGACCTGCCCGAAGGCCAGCTGGCCAAGTTGCGGGCCGCGGTGGTCAACTCGCGTGCACTTGCGGAAGTGGGTCGCGGCCTCGAACTCGGCTCCTTCATCCGGCTCGGCCGCGGTGAAGAGGGCACGGGTGGCCGGGACAAGGCTTCCATCCTCGCCGACACCCTTGAAGCGGTGATCGGCGCCGTCTATCTCGACCAGGGCCTCGGCGTGGCCTCGGAGCTGGTTCACCGGCTCTTCGACCCGCTGATCGACAGGTCCTCCAACCTCGGAGCCGGCCTGGACTGGAAGACCAGTCTCCAGGAGCTCACCGCGAGCGAGAGCCTCGGAGTTCCCGAGTACCTCGTCACGGAGACCGGCCCCGACCACGAGAAGACCTTCACTGCTGCTGCTCGCGTCGGTGGTGTCTCGTACGGCACCGGCACCGGCCGTAGCAAGAAGGAAGCGGAGCAGCAGGCGGCAGAATCCGCCTGGCGTGAGATCAGCGCCGCCGCAGAAGCGCGGGAGGCGGCAGAGAAGGCCGCTGCCGACGCAGGGGTCGCCGACACCCCTGCCGACCCGTCGCCGAACACGGACGCCACTCCGGCCTGA
- the rpmF gene encoding 50S ribosomal protein L32 — translation MAVPKRKMSRSNTRHRRSQWKAAVPTLVSCERCQEPKLQHIACPSCGTYNKRQVLEV, via the coding sequence GTGGCTGTTCCGAAGCGGAAGATGTCGCGCAGCAACACGCGCCACCGCCGGTCGCAGTGGAAGGCTGCGGTCCCCACCCTGGTTTCGTGCGAGCGTTGCCAGGAGCCGAAGCTCCAGCACATTGCGTGCCCGAGCTGCGGCACCTACAACAAGCGCCAGGTCCTCGAGGTCTGA
- a CDS encoding YceD family protein codes for MISKAGKALNGHLDHRNPLVFDTRELGRRPGALKRLTRSVEAPKDLGIDGVIGVPEKAPVVLDLRLESVMEGVLVTGTARATAEGECVRCLEPVRLEVAADFQEMFSYPDADDRNRSRTADPVDDAEDDEDRFFLEDGLFDLESVLRDAVVLALPMQPVCKETCAGLCSECGIRLDENPGHHHDAVDARWAALQGLAETVQDGEKDNMGGAEPGVDEKQEK; via the coding sequence ATGATTTCGAAAGCAGGAAAAGCCCTGAACGGTCACCTCGACCACCGCAACCCCCTCGTGTTCGATACGCGCGAGCTGGGTCGGCGTCCCGGTGCCCTGAAGCGGCTGACCCGCTCGGTGGAAGCGCCGAAGGATCTCGGTATCGACGGGGTCATCGGTGTGCCGGAGAAGGCACCCGTGGTGCTGGACCTCCGCCTCGAATCGGTCATGGAAGGGGTGCTCGTCACAGGCACCGCCCGTGCAACGGCCGAGGGGGAGTGCGTAAGGTGTCTGGAGCCGGTGCGCCTTGAGGTCGCAGCGGACTTCCAGGAGATGTTCTCGTACCCTGACGCCGATGACCGGAACCGCAGCAGGACCGCGGACCCGGTCGACGACGCCGAGGACGACGAGGACAGGTTCTTCCTCGAGGACGGCTTGTTCGACCTCGAGTCTGTGCTGCGTGATGCGGTGGTGCTCGCACTGCCGATGCAGCCGGTGTGCAAGGAGACCTGTGCCGGTCTGTGTTCCGAATGCGGAATCAGGCTGGACGAGAATCCCGGCCACCACCACGATGCCGTCGACGCACGTTGGGCGGCACTGCAAGGACTCGCCGAGACCGTTCAGGACGGCGAGAAGGACAACATGGGCGGCGCCGAACCTGGCGTCGACGAGAAGCAGGAGAAGTAG
- a CDS encoding cell division initiation protein codes for MDVQKKLDEIVETVGNARAMPMSASCVINRAELLAMLEEVREALPGSLAHAEELIGGREQLVEQARQEAERIIESAHAQRGSLVSDTEIARRSQAEADRILSEARREADEVRGEADEYVDSKLANFEVVLTKTIGSVDRGREKLLGRSEGLDEQGYEDPDFAEAPERSADPETLRRRADDYVDTKLGAFEAVLAKTLEAVGRGRQKLHGRVATDDLGAHMAAQDAAGGHQRTSDEDHWAGLAELSTPEPQQAQQPLYAEPSQPGYAPVADYRDGAVPDYQDPSQTGFPAQAQPEQQYAQTYAYQDQPVQQDGYGYQQQPDPYAAYQQQGYDQGGLQAQPQQEYGWPQQAQAPLPQGESALDETSLFDTSMIDLEQLRRYEQGR; via the coding sequence GATGCTCGAAGAGGTGCGCGAGGCGCTGCCCGGCTCGCTGGCCCACGCCGAGGAGCTCATCGGCGGCCGTGAGCAGCTCGTGGAGCAGGCCAGGCAGGAGGCCGAGCGGATCATCGAGTCCGCCCACGCCCAGCGCGGCTCGCTGGTCTCCGACACCGAGATCGCCCGGCGGTCCCAGGCGGAGGCCGACCGGATCCTCTCCGAGGCCCGCAGGGAGGCCGACGAGGTCCGCGGCGAGGCCGACGAGTACGTCGACAGCAAGCTCGCCAACTTCGAGGTCGTCCTCACCAAGACCATCGGTTCCGTCGACCGCGGCCGGGAGAAGCTCCTGGGCCGCAGCGAAGGGCTCGACGAGCAGGGCTACGAGGACCCGGACTTCGCCGAGGCGCCCGAGCGCAGCGCGGACCCCGAGACGCTCAGGCGGCGCGCGGACGACTACGTCGACACCAAGCTCGGTGCCTTCGAGGCCGTGCTCGCCAAGACCCTGGAGGCCGTCGGCCGCGGCCGGCAGAAGCTGCACGGACGCGTCGCCACCGACGACCTCGGCGCGCACATGGCCGCCCAGGACGCCGCGGGCGGCCACCAGCGCACCAGCGACGAGGACCACTGGGCAGGCCTGGCCGAGCTCTCCACGCCGGAGCCGCAGCAGGCCCAGCAGCCCCTGTACGCGGAGCCCTCGCAGCCGGGCTACGCGCCGGTGGCGGACTACCGGGACGGCGCGGTGCCGGACTACCAGGACCCCTCGCAGACCGGGTTCCCCGCGCAGGCCCAGCCCGAGCAGCAGTACGCGCAGACGTACGCCTACCAGGACCAGCCGGTCCAGCAGGACGGCTACGGCTACCAGCAGCAGCCGGACCCGTACGCCGCCTACCAGCAGCAGGGCTACGACCAGGGCGGGCTCCAGGCGCAGCCCCAGCAGGAGTACGGCTGGCCGCAGCAGGCCCAGGCCCCCCTGCCGCAGGGCGAGAGCGCGCTCGACGAGACCAGTCTCTTCGACACCAGCATGATCGACCTGGAGCAGCTGCGCCGGTACGAACAGGGGCGCTGA